From Rutidosis leptorrhynchoides isolate AG116_Rl617_1_P2 chromosome 3, CSIRO_AGI_Rlap_v1, whole genome shotgun sequence, a single genomic window includes:
- the LOC139898845 gene encoding laccase-14-like: protein MKITMNIHASLLGLLAILSFLQSQAALVRYTFVVQETKYTRLCSSKNILTVNGQYPGPTISARKGDTIIVDVVNNATQNITIHWHGVKQPRYPWSDGPEFITQCPIKPGTSFSQKIILSTEEGTLWWHAHSDWSRATVHGLLVVSPKIGTTFPFPKPHAEVPVILGEWWKQDIQTVMEDFLRLGGDPNKSDALTINGQPGDQYNCSRPDTTRITVKKGKTYMLRMVNAAMNNVMFFAIKDHQLTVVGTDGAYTKPLKSNYVTISPGQTIDVILKANKPKNHYYMAAKFYSSNPSSLFDNATTTAIIQYNGNYTKPTSLVLPVLPVFNDSNASANFTRRLRSLASNDHPIDVPLTIKRKLLYTLSLNLLPCDSGKPNATCVGPLGRRFAASINNMTFDLPKTSILTSYYRGMNGVYGDDFPDKPSFTFNYTSNSLDASVLDPPMNGTKVKVLNYNDTVEIVFQGTNILLGIDHPMHLHGYSFYVVGSGFGNFDRQRDPLNYNLVDPPLQQTIAVPRDGWTAIRFRANNPGVWFMHCHFERHISWGMKMVFIVKNGKTKNTRILPPPPDMPKC from the exons ATGAAGATTACAATGAATATACATGCGTCTCTTCTGGGGCTCTTAGCGATTCTTTCGTTCTTGCAGTCACAAGCAGCTTTGGTTCGATATACGTTTGTG GTTCAAGAAACCAAGTATACCAGGCTATGCAGCAGTAAGAACATTTTGACAGTTAATGGACAGTACCCTGGCCCAACTATATCAGCTCGTAAAGGAGACACCATTATCGTTGATGTTGTCAACAACGCCACCCAAAATATCACAATTCATTG GCATGGAGTGAAACAACCAAGGTACCCATGGTCCGACGGCCCCGAGTTTATCACCCAATGCCCTATTAAACCTGGGACTAGCTTTAGCCAAAAGATCATTTTATCTACTGAAGAAGGCACGTTGTGGTGGCATGCACATAGTGACTGGTCTCGAGCCACTGTACACGGTTTACTAGTGGTATCTCCCAAAATTGGAACCACTTTTCCATTTCCTAAACCTCATGCCGAGGTTCCCGTCATCTTAG GTGAATGGTGGAAACAAGATATACAAACAGTGATGGAAGACTTCTTGCGTCTAGGCGGTGATCCGAATAAATCTGATGCCCTAACAATTAACGGCCAGCCGGGTGATCAATACAACTGCTCTCGTCCAG ATACAACAAGAATAACTGTGAAGAAAGGAAAAACTTACATGCTCAGAATGGTTAACGCCGCGATGAACAACGTCATGTTCTTCGCTATTAAAGACCATCAATTGACTGTGGTAGGAACTGATGGTGCTTACACAAAGCCACTAAAATCTAATTATGTGACCATATCACCAGGACAAACCATAGACGTCATATTAAAAGCAAACAAGCCCAAAAATCACTACTATATGGCTGCAAAGTTTTATAGCAGCAACCCTTCGTCTCTTTTTGACAACGCCACCACAACAGCCATCATCCAGTATAATGGGAACTACACCAAACCCACTTCACTTGTTCTCCCTGTTCTTCCTGTTTTTAATGATTCAAATGCTTCTGCAAACTTTACTAGACGCTTACGAAGTTTAGCAAGCAACGATCATCCAATTGACGTTCCATTGACTATCAAAAGGAAGTTACTCTATACACTATCACTAAACTTATTACCTTGTGATAGTGGAAAACCTAATGCAACATGCGTCGGCCCACTAGGTAGAAGATTTGCTGCAAGCATAAATAACATGACATTTGATTTACCAAAAACTTCAATTCTTACATCATACTATCGTGGTATGAATGGTGTATATGGTGATGATTTTCCCGATAAACCATCTTTCACCTTCAACTACACGTCCAATAGTTTAGATGCATCTGTACTGGATCCTCCGATGAACGGGACAAAAGTGAAGGTTTTGAATTATAATGATACCGTGGAGATTGTTTTTCAAGGAACGAACATTCTTCTCGGAATAGATCATCCTATGCATTTGCACGGGTATAGTTTTTATGTAGTTGGATCTGGATTCGGTAACTTTGATCGACAACGTGATCCTTTGAATTATAATCTTGTTGACCCTCCTCTTCAACAAACCATTGCGGTACCACGAGATGGTTGGACAGCCATCAGATTCAGAGCAAATAATCCTG gAGTATGGTTCATGCATTGTCATTTTGAGCGTCATATAAGTTGGGGGATGAAAATGGTATTCATTGTGAAGAATGGGAAGACTAAAAATACAAGAATTCTGCCTCCACCACCTGATATGCCCAAGTGTTAA